Within the Fimbriimonadia bacterium genome, the region GCTACTAAGAACGGCGTCAAGGTCGGTAATGCCAAGGTTCTCAAGACTGACATCTCGGCTTCGAACGGTGTCATTCACGTGATTGACACCGTGCTGCTTCCCAAGTTCAAGTAATCGCATCATCGGGGGCGGTTGTTCTGGCCGCCCCCCGGAAGAAACCTAAGTACAGAAAGGAATCGCAGAATGCCAAACATCGTAGAAACCGCCGCCAACGCAGGGACCTTCCAGACCCTAGTCACCGCCGTACAGCACGCCGGTCTGACCGACGCTCTCTCCGGCTCGGGCCCGATGACTGTCTTCGCACCGACAGACGAGGCTTTTGCCAAGTTGCCCGCCGGCACTGTCGAAGGCCTACTTCAGGACATTCCGAAGCTCCAGGCAATTCTGAAGTTTCACGTCGTGCCCGGTCGCATGGGATCGGCAGAGGTGGCAACCGCACGGGAGATTCCAACGCTCAACGGTCAGAGCATCTCGGTAGACACATCGAACGGAGTGAGAGTCAACGACGCTAACGTAGTTACCGCCGACATCGAGGCAGAGAACGGGATCATTCACGTGATCGACTCGGTCATCTTGCCGAACTGATTTCACACTCCTGCCGCGCAGGCTCGCGCCCCGGCCCGAAGAGCCGGGGCGCGGCCATTGCCTTGCGTGAACCGAAGGACATCGACCGCTCACGACGAAGCTAAGTTGGCCAACACCCCGAGGACTGAGGAGCATAGCGATCATGATCCACTGTATGGCCGCCTTCGAGCCCAAGTCCGAGCTGCGACCGCACACCTACGAGCCTACGCCCCTAGGCCCGTACGACATCGAGATAGGGATAACTCACTGCGGGATTTGCCATAGCGACATCCACTTGATCGACGATGATTGGGGCATCAGTGAGTATCCGCTCGTGCCCGGCCACGAGGTTGTCGGGACCGTGCGGCAGCGAGGTTCTCTCGTCAGCGAGCCCGACCTCGGTTCTCGTGTGGGCTTGAGTTGGCAGTGCGGAAGCTGCCTGCAGTGCGAGTGGTGTGTGGCAGGAGACGAAGCCAACTGCCCCACGCAAGTGGCAACATGCGTTGCCCGTCCAGGGGGCTTCGCTCAGAGCATCCGAGTGGATAGCCGGTTCGCCTATGCGATCCCTGAAGCGCTGGGATCGGAAGGGGCCGCGCCGCT harbors:
- a CDS encoding fasciclin domain-containing protein — encoded protein: MPNIVETAANAGTFQTLVTAVQHAGLTDALSGSGPMTVFAPTDEAFAKLPAGTVEGLLQDIPKLQAILKFHVVPGRMGSAEVATAREIPTLNGQSISVDTSNGVRVNDANVVTADIEAENGIIHVIDSVILPN